The following proteins are encoded in a genomic region of Entelurus aequoreus isolate RoL-2023_Sb linkage group LG01, RoL_Eaeq_v1.1, whole genome shotgun sequence:
- the LOC133659013 gene encoding sodium/myo-inositol cotransporter-like isoform X1 — translation MTGNMEVADILVVAGYFIVVLAIGFLAMCKPSRNTVKGYFLAGRSMNWAAVGASLFVSNIGSEHFIGLAGSGAASGLGVAAWELNALLLLQLSGWIFAPVYIYSGVFTMPEYLSKRFGGRRLKVYFAVLSLILYPLTKISVDLYAGALFIRESLGWNLYLSIILLIALTALLTVTGGLVAVIYTDVLQAALMVTGAVCLMCISFYKVGGIGGMMTKYMQAAPNITAILLSSPNLTYSESCHHYLNPKPDALKILRGPKDPDLPWPGFLLGQTPASIWYWCTDQVVMQRILAAKNIAHAKGSTVMAGFLKILPMFVIVIPGMISRIYFADELVCISPEHCMEVCGSTSGCTNVAYPRLVMAMMPVGLRGLMMAVMIAALMSDLDSIFNSASTIFTLDIYKMLRKRASSRELVIVGKLFVVFMVIVSIGWVPVIIEMQGGQMFYYTQEIANYLTPPIAAVFLLGVLWHRCNEKGAFWGGVVGFVLGLLRLVLAYVYREPHCSQPDERPAFIKDVHFMYVAAILFWVTALVTAVVSLCTPSPRTEQIRTTTWWGLNQRKLDQKEKPGEEINLKKVNGDEEGPLVQNGGQVVIPEPKMREKADCEWQEEGGSREAAGECSNKLFQWFLGFQETPPTAQAMTAQDHEKLVDELLNESPKTKIILNVGMVTICCIGIFLLIFFSV, via the exons ATGACTGGCAATATGGAAGTGGCGGACATCCTGGTCGTGGCCGGTTACTTCATTGTCGTACTGGCGATCGGCTTCTTGGCCATGTGCAAGCCCAGTAGGAACACGGTGAAAGGTTACTTCCTGGCAGGCCGCTCCATGAACTGGGCAGCCGTCGGGGCCTCTCTATTTGTCAGCAACATCGGGAGTGAACATTTCATTGGACTCGCCGGGTCAGGCGCTGCGAGTGGTCTCGGCGTGGCTGCGTGGGAATTAAACGCCCTGTTGCTGCTCCAGTTGTCAGGCTGGATCTTCGCACCTGTCTATATCTACTCAGGGGTCTTCACCATGCCGGAATACCTGTCTAAGCGCTTCGGTGGAAGGAGACTGAAGGTGTATTTTGCTGTGTTATCGCTCATACTTTACCCCCTTACAAAGATATCTGTGGACCTCTATGCCGGAGCCTTGTTCATCCGGGAGTCTTTGGGATGGAACCTGTATTTGTCAATCATTCTGCTCATCGCCTTGACGGCTTTGCTGACTGTCACCGGAGGACTTGTCGCGGTCATCTACACAGACGTGCTTCAAGCTGCCCTCATGGTCACTGGCGCTGTCTGCCTCATGTGCATCAGCTTTTACAAAGTGGGAGGAATCGGAG GAATGATGACCAAGTATATGCAGGCTGCCCCGAACATCACAGCCATCTTGTTGTCTTCTCCCAACCTTACATACTCGGAATCCTGCCACCACTACCTCAACCCAAAGCCAGATGCTCTAAAGATCCTTCGAGGACCCAAGGATCCAGATCTACCATGGCCTGGGTTCCTTCTGGGCCAGACTCCTGCTTCCAtatg GTACTGGTGCACAGATCAAGTGGTCATGCAGCGGATTCTTGCAGCAAAGAACATAGCCCATGCCAAAGGTTCGACCGTAATGGCCGGCTTCCTGAAAATCCTGCCCATGTTTGTCATTGTCATACCAG GGATGATCTCCAGAATCTACTTTGCCGATGAGTTGGTGTGCATCAGCCCGGAGCACTGCATGGAAGTGTGCGGCTCCACATCTGGCTGTACCAACGTGGCCTATCCGCGGCTCGTCATGGCCATGATGCCCGTCGGTCTCCGCGGCCTGATGATGGCCGTCATGATTGCAGCTCTCATGAGTGATTTGGATTCCATTTTCAACTCAGCAAGCACCATCTTCACTTTGGATATTTACAAGATGCTGCGGAAGCGTGCATCTTCCAGGGAGCTGGTGATTGTTGGCAAACTGTTCGTAGTCTTTATGGTGATCGTGAGCATTGGCTGGGTGCCCGTTATTATCGAGATGCAGGGAGGCCAGATGTTCTACTATACCCAGGAAATAGCAAACTACTTGACTCCTCCCATTGCAGCCGTCTTCTTACTCGGCGTCTTATGGCACCGCTGTAATGAAAAGGGTGCTTTTTGGGGTGGGGTGGTTGGCTTTGTCCTTGGACTGCTACGTCTGGTGTTGGCGTATGTTTATAGAGAGCCTCACTGCAGCCAACCAGATGAGAGACCAGCATTCATCAAGGATGTCCATTTCATGTATGTGGCAGCCATCCTGTTTTGGGTAACTGCTCTGGTGACTGCGGTTGTAAGTCTCTGCACGCCCTCACCCAGAACAGAGCAAATCCGAACCACAACCTGGTGGGGCTTAAACCAGAGAAAGCTCGACCAGAAAGAAAAACCTGGAGAAGAAATTAATTTGAAGAAGGTTAATGGCGATGAAGAAGGTCCTCTTGTCCAAAATGGTGGCCAGGTCGTAATTCCTGAGCCTAAAATGCGGGAAAAGGCAGATTGCGAGTGGCAAGAGGAGGGCGGCTCTCGAGAAGCAGCAGGCGAGTGTAGCAACAAGCTTTTTCAATGGTTCCTGGGATTTCAGGAAACACCACCCACAGCTCAGGCCATGACGGCGCAAGATCACGAAAAGCTGGTGGATGAGCTTCTCAATGAATCTCCTAAAACTAAAATAATCCTCAACGTGGGGATGGTGACAATTTGCTGCATAGGGATCTTCCTTTTGATCTTTTTCTCCGTATAG
- the LOC133659013 gene encoding sodium/myo-inositol cotransporter-like isoform X2: MTGNMEVADILVVAGYFIVVLAIGFLAMCKPSRNTVKGYFLAGRSMNWAAVGASLFVSNIGSEHFIGLAGSGAASGLGVAAWELNALLLLQLSGWIFAPVYIYSGVFTMPEYLSKRFGGRRLKVYFAVLSLILYPLTKISVDLYAGALFIRESLGWNLYLSIILLIALTALLTVTGGLVAVIYTDVLQAALMVTGAVCLMCISFYKVGGIGGMMTKYMQAAPNITAILLSSPNLTYSESCHHYLNPKPDALKILRGPKDPDLPWPGFLLGQTPASIWYWCTDQVVMQRILAAKNIAHAKGSTVMAGFLKILPMFVIVIPGMISRIYFADELVCISPEHCMEVCGSTSGCTNVAYPRLVMAMMPVGLRGLMMAVMIAALMNS, from the exons ATGACTGGCAATATGGAAGTGGCGGACATCCTGGTCGTGGCCGGTTACTTCATTGTCGTACTGGCGATCGGCTTCTTGGCCATGTGCAAGCCCAGTAGGAACACGGTGAAAGGTTACTTCCTGGCAGGCCGCTCCATGAACTGGGCAGCCGTCGGGGCCTCTCTATTTGTCAGCAACATCGGGAGTGAACATTTCATTGGACTCGCCGGGTCAGGCGCTGCGAGTGGTCTCGGCGTGGCTGCGTGGGAATTAAACGCCCTGTTGCTGCTCCAGTTGTCAGGCTGGATCTTCGCACCTGTCTATATCTACTCAGGGGTCTTCACCATGCCGGAATACCTGTCTAAGCGCTTCGGTGGAAGGAGACTGAAGGTGTATTTTGCTGTGTTATCGCTCATACTTTACCCCCTTACAAAGATATCTGTGGACCTCTATGCCGGAGCCTTGTTCATCCGGGAGTCTTTGGGATGGAACCTGTATTTGTCAATCATTCTGCTCATCGCCTTGACGGCTTTGCTGACTGTCACCGGAGGACTTGTCGCGGTCATCTACACAGACGTGCTTCAAGCTGCCCTCATGGTCACTGGCGCTGTCTGCCTCATGTGCATCAGCTTTTACAAAGTGGGAGGAATCGGAG GAATGATGACCAAGTATATGCAGGCTGCCCCGAACATCACAGCCATCTTGTTGTCTTCTCCCAACCTTACATACTCGGAATCCTGCCACCACTACCTCAACCCAAAGCCAGATGCTCTAAAGATCCTTCGAGGACCCAAGGATCCAGATCTACCATGGCCTGGGTTCCTTCTGGGCCAGACTCCTGCTTCCAtatg GTACTGGTGCACAGATCAAGTGGTCATGCAGCGGATTCTTGCAGCAAAGAACATAGCCCATGCCAAAGGTTCGACCGTAATGGCCGGCTTCCTGAAAATCCTGCCCATGTTTGTCATTGTCATACCAG GGATGATCTCCAGAATCTACTTTGCCGATGAGTTGGTGTGCATCAGCCCGGAGCACTGCATGGAAGTGTGCGGCTCCACATCTGGCTGTACCAACGTGGCCTATCCGCGGCTCGTCATGGCCATGATGCCCGTCGGTCTCCGCGGCCTGATGATGGCCGTCATGATTGCAGCTCTCATGA ACTCGTGA